A genomic window from Triticum urartu cultivar G1812 chromosome 7, Tu2.1, whole genome shotgun sequence includes:
- the LOC125519205 gene encoding protein SAWADEE HOMEODOMAIN HOMOLOG 2-like, with protein MFEDSTEDADEWYDPGADFASPGDVEALRARFRRECPPLDDSRCGDLRPGDKLCLACCIRDDVEKLKYYDAVLETIKRAAHGVEQCTCRFTVRWTEGPRSGCLDKVGIDVVCCVPESPIQDPVLSEFLDDLTKRFAEDQETATAASQQADPTPMSEEELCGYSLAYSSSNSLFVL; from the exons ATGTTCGAGGATTCCACCGAGGATGCGGACGAGTGGTACGATCCAGGGGCTGACTTCGCATCCCCTGGTGACGTGGAGGCGCTCCGCGCCAGGTTCCGCCGGGAATGCCCGCCCCTCGACGATTCCCGCTGCGGGGATCTCCGCCCGGGCGACAAGCTCTGCCTCGCCTGTTGTATCCGCGACGACGTCGAGAAGCTCAAGTACTATGACGCCGTCCTCGAAACCATAA AGAGGGCAGCGCACGGCGTGGAGCAGTGCACGTGCCGTTTCACGGTCCGCTGGACGGAGGGGCCGCGCAGCGGTTGCTTGGACAAGGTCGGCATCGATGTGGTCTGCTGCGTGCCGGAGTCACCGATCCAAGATCCGGTGCTGAGCGAGTTCCTGGACGACCTGACAAAGAGGTTCGCCGAGGACCAAGAGACGGCGACGGCAGCGTCTCAGCAGGCAGACCCGACCCCGATGAGCGAGGAGGAATTGTGCGGGTACAGTCTCGCATACTCCTCGAGTAATAGTCTTTTCGTCTTGTAA
- the LOC125523425 gene encoding uncharacterized protein LOC125523425 encodes MYYYYEGSEIRTQRSIDSIATVYSRSRVLLLRHLVSSVQQKPLESLRSGEIVSSVGLGITSGFSSISHSGQVPDGVCVRSTRTSGRQIAQVGRSPMLDPGGASSCWLELGCKRVDGSMPHKHCTMLSPTPWLQGGRVRRDHQFGDLRHCSCHYHGHLHHCVIRQQPLAQGKATGVEASEMLCPGDCEKGKCLCGFC; translated from the exons ATGTATTACTACTATGAAGGTTCAGAAATAAGAACTCAAAGAAGTATTGACAGCATAGCTACTGTATATTCAAGGAGTCGGGTTTTGCTCCTGCGTCATCTCGTCTCCTCCGTTCAGCAAAAGCCTCTAG AATCATTGAGATCTGGAGAGATCGTAAGTTCAGTCGGCCTTGGCATCACGAGCGGGTTCAGTTCGATCTCGCACAGTGGGCAGGTCCCTGATGGTGTGTGCGTCAGGTCTACTCGCACGAGTGGACGTCAGATCGCGCAAGTGGGCAGGTCCCCAATG CTCGATCCAGGAGGTGCTAGCTCATGCTGGCTGGAACTAGGATGCAAAAGGGTTGACGGATCCATGCCGCACAAGCACTG CACCATGCTCAGTCCAACCCCGTGGCTTCAGGGTGGCCGAGTTCGTCGCGACCATCAGTTCGGAGACCTGCGTCACTGCTCATGTCACTACCATGGCCACCTGCATCACTGCGTGATCCGTCAACAGCCTCTTGCACAAGGAAAAGCAACAGGAGTAGAGGCGTCTGAGATGCTCTGTCCTGGCGACTGTGAGAAAGGCAAGTGCTTATGCGGCTTTTGCTGA